A genomic window from Silene latifolia isolate original U9 population chromosome Y, ASM4854445v1, whole genome shotgun sequence includes:
- the LOC141630212 gene encoding uncharacterized protein LOC141630212 produces MNYKVEIISSQAQVIHTRVTFLPTGVQWWASIVYVFNRIAERVSLWESLNHMSAVVNGPWMVMGDFNNVLAMNERIGSEITIAESRGFQDCVANRGLMDTPAQEAFFIWNNKHDVGDMVFSRIGMVLINDEWLAQFPAANTIFHPEGLYDHCPCTITLWPAPERSKGCFKFFYMWGKDAEFLPTVKSIWETQIEGYTMFQIVKKLKALKSPLKALNKSSFANVEISAKVALLHLHEIQKKLHTASTNVDLQAAEKVAACAYRELDAAWRSFLSQKAKVHWMSDGDDNSTYSIV; encoded by the coding sequence ATGAATTATAAGGTAGAGATTATTAGTAGTCAAGCTCAGGTGATTCACACTAGGGTCACTTTCTTGCCTACTGGAGTTCAATGGTGGGCCTCTATTGTGTATGTGTTCAACAGGATTGCTGAAAGAGTGTCTCTATGGGAGTCTCTTAATCATATGTCTGCTGTGGTGAATGGTCCTTGGATGGTCATGGGAGATTTTAATAATGTGTTGGCAATGAATGAGAGAATTGGGTCTGAAATTACTATTGCAGAGTCGAGGGGTTTTCAGGATTGTGTTGCTAATCGTGGTCTGATGGACACTCCTGCACAGGAGGCATTCTTCATATGGAATAATAAGCATGATGTTGGGGACATGGTGTTTAGTAGGATTGGCATGGTTTTGATTAATGATGAGTGGCTAGCTCAATTCCCTGCAGCTAACACTATTTTTCACCCTGAAGGGTTATATGACCATTGCCCTTGTACTATCACTCTTTGGCCTGCACCTGAGAGAAGCAAAGGTTGCTTTAAGTTTTTTTACATGTGGGGAAAAGATGCAGAATTCTTGCCCACTGTCAAAAGTATTTGGGAAACTCAGATTGAAGGTTATACCATGTTTCAAATTGTTAAGAAACTCAAAGCTCTTAAATCTCCTTTAAAAGCCCTGAATAAATCCAGCTTTGCAAATGTTGAAATATCAGCTAAGGTGGCCTTACTTCATTTACATGAGATTCAAAAGAAACTCCATACTGCTTCCACTAATGTTGATTTACAGGCTGCTGAGAAAGTGGCTGCCTGTGCTTATAGGGAGTTGGATGCTGCTTGGAGAAGTTTTCTTAGTCAAAAAGCAAAGGTTCATTGGATGAGTGATGGGGATGATAACTCTACTTACTCCATAGTGTGA